The following are encoded in a window of Candidatus Palauibacter australiensis genomic DNA:
- a CDS encoding radical SAM protein, whose product EDLVEELPQDIDLLFVSAFSQGAQLAYAISEMFRQRGAVTCIGGPHARCYPQDAQKYFDYVFGFTDKEVLNGVLDDCQPQRPLGRHVTAETQPVSLPGVRARWKFIEPTLNKAPLFKIVPMLGSLGCPYTCSFCIDSVIPYQPLDFDEMRDDLRFLAKKMKRPIVGWHDPNFGVRFDDVLGAIEDAVPPGTIEFIAESSLSLLGEPRLKRLAKAGFRAILPGVESWYMLGNKSKSRNRHGLEKVRQVSDHSNLITSYIPYLQTNFVMGLDCDEGPEPFELTKKFLDASPAAFPGYSLLTSFGEAAPLNLEYQQEGRVLGFPFHFLNNNHAMNLKPKNYEWIEFYDHVIDLTQYSFSKRAVWRRLRANRGGIPRLLNAVRALSSEGNGRIAYYTTVRDKLKSDRKFRDYFEGETQELPQFYIDRVKHDLGPLWEFLPEGAIEHDPYAYIKSTGGAAPVQARAGAVVH is encoded by the coding sequence CGAAGACCTCGTCGAGGAACTCCCGCAAGATATCGATCTGCTCTTCGTGAGCGCGTTTTCCCAGGGGGCCCAACTCGCCTACGCCATCAGCGAGATGTTCCGCCAGCGGGGCGCCGTCACCTGTATCGGCGGCCCGCACGCCCGCTGCTATCCCCAGGACGCTCAGAAGTACTTCGACTACGTGTTCGGCTTCACCGACAAGGAGGTGCTCAACGGAGTCCTCGACGACTGCCAGCCGCAGCGGCCCCTGGGCCGCCACGTGACGGCCGAGACGCAGCCGGTGTCCCTGCCCGGTGTGCGCGCGCGCTGGAAGTTCATCGAGCCGACGCTCAACAAGGCGCCGTTGTTCAAGATCGTCCCCATGCTCGGCAGCCTCGGGTGCCCGTACACGTGCAGCTTCTGCATCGATTCCGTCATCCCCTACCAGCCGCTCGACTTCGACGAGATGCGGGACGACCTCCGCTTCCTCGCGAAGAAGATGAAGCGGCCGATCGTCGGCTGGCACGACCCCAACTTCGGGGTCCGCTTCGACGACGTGCTGGGGGCGATCGAGGACGCCGTCCCCCCCGGCACGATCGAGTTCATCGCCGAGAGCAGCCTCTCCCTGCTCGGGGAGCCGCGGCTCAAGCGACTCGCGAAGGCCGGCTTCCGCGCGATCCTCCCCGGCGTCGAGTCGTGGTACATGCTGGGGAACAAGTCGAAGTCGCGGAACCGTCACGGGCTCGAGAAGGTCCGCCAGGTGTCGGACCATTCCAACCTCATCACGAGCTACATCCCCTATCTCCAGACCAACTTCGTGATGGGTCTCGATTGCGATGAAGGCCCCGAGCCCTTCGAGCTCACGAAGAAGTTCCTGGATGCCTCGCCCGCCGCCTTCCCCGGCTACTCCCTGCTGACGTCGTTCGGAGAGGCGGCCCCGCTCAACCTCGAATACCAGCAGGAAGGGCGGGTGCTCGGCTTCCCGTTCCACTTCCTCAACAACAATCACGCGATGAACCTCAAGCCGAAGAACTACGAGTGGATCGAGTTCTACGACCACGTCATCGACCTCACGCAGTACAGCTTCTCGAAGCGGGCGGTCTGGCGTCGGCTGAGGGCCAACCGCGGCGGCATCCCACGGCTCCTGAACGCCGTGCGCGCACTCTCGTCGGAGGGGAACGGGAGGATCGCCTACTACACGACCGTGCGCGACAAGCTCAAGTCGGACCGGAAGTTCCGGGACTACTTCGAGGGCGAGACGCAGGAGTTGCCGCAGTTCTACATCGACCGCGTGAAGCACGATCTCGGGCCGCTGTGGGAGTTCCTGCCCGAGGGCGCGATCGAGCACGACCCCTACGCCTATATCAAGAGCACGGGCGGCGCGGCCCCGGTGCAGGCGCGGGCCGGAGCGGTCGTCCACTAG
- a CDS encoding 1-acyl-sn-glycerol-3-phosphate acyltransferase, translating to MDRHGPPLPDGPLIVAANHPNSLVDAMLIFRCSDRITRPLGRAPLFDRFLLGPMLRALGGIPVHRREDDPEAMHRNEEMFRSAVDVLHGGGAIQIYPEGKSHSEARLAEFRTGTARIALQAEEGADWGLGLSIAPVGITYAAKELARTEVAVRFGKAFGCADLKEAYREDPVAAGRRLTERIERGVRRETLNFGRPRDRILVEVAEQLYVRELRWVPWRTREPLGTRFPRLQRFARGLEWIRRAHPEEHRRLVEKVARYARLSDELRAGEGDVPPRYSFLPVAKYVVVRGTLLALGLPFAVAGSLLWAPIVRLPGFVVRLVRPELEVTATVKLGTLLAGTCAAWILGPVLGYLVGGWTVAAVAAVVPPACGFVAMLWMELAREVREDTAVFLRLQGRPDRREQFARLRSELTETLRQLEEQWMDERQVHER from the coding sequence GTGGACCGGCATGGGCCTCCGCTCCCGGACGGTCCGTTGATCGTGGCGGCCAACCATCCCAACAGCCTTGTCGATGCCATGCTGATCTTCCGGTGCAGCGACCGGATCACGCGGCCGCTGGGTCGCGCACCGCTCTTCGACCGGTTCCTTCTGGGTCCGATGCTGCGGGCGCTGGGCGGCATACCGGTCCACCGCAGGGAGGACGATCCCGAGGCAATGCACCGCAACGAGGAGATGTTCCGGTCGGCGGTCGACGTGCTCCACGGGGGCGGCGCCATCCAGATCTATCCCGAGGGCAAGAGCCACTCCGAGGCGCGCCTGGCGGAGTTCCGCACGGGGACCGCGCGGATCGCGCTGCAGGCGGAGGAAGGCGCCGACTGGGGGCTCGGGCTGTCGATCGCGCCCGTGGGGATCACCTATGCCGCCAAGGAGTTGGCCAGAACCGAGGTCGCCGTGCGGTTCGGCAAGGCGTTCGGGTGCGCGGACCTGAAGGAGGCGTACCGGGAGGATCCCGTCGCCGCGGGGCGCAGGCTCACCGAGCGGATCGAGCGGGGGGTGCGCCGCGAGACGCTGAACTTCGGCCGCCCCCGAGACCGGATTCTCGTCGAGGTGGCGGAGCAGCTCTACGTCCGTGAATTGCGGTGGGTGCCGTGGCGGACCCGGGAGCCGCTGGGGACGCGCTTCCCCCGCCTGCAGCGTTTCGCGCGGGGCCTGGAATGGATCCGCCGGGCGCACCCCGAGGAGCACCGCCGCCTGGTGGAAAAGGTGGCGCGGTATGCCCGGCTGAGCGACGAGCTCCGTGCCGGGGAAGGGGACGTGCCTCCCCGCTACAGCTTCCTCCCGGTCGCGAAGTACGTCGTCGTGCGCGGAACGCTCCTGGCGCTTGGGCTTCCCTTCGCGGTGGCCGGATCCCTGCTCTGGGCTCCCATAGTCCGGCTGCCCGGCTTCGTCGTCAGGCTCGTGAGACCCGAACTCGAGGTCACCGCGACGGTCAAGCTGGGGACGCTCCTGGCCGGGACGTGTGCGGCCTGGATCCTGGGGCCCGTGCTGGGCTATCTCGTGGGGGGATGGACGGTCGCCGCGGTGGCGGCCGTGGTGCCCCCCGCGTGCGGCTTCGTGGCGATGCTGTGGATGGAACTCGCCCGCGAGGTGCGAGAGGACACCGCCGTCTTCCT